A window of the Henckelia pumila isolate YLH828 chromosome 3, ASM3356847v2, whole genome shotgun sequence genome harbors these coding sequences:
- the LOC140891401 gene encoding cytochrome P450 710A11-like, with product MGFPWSIVAACIPYLVSFIALVLLFEQISYLKKKRFLPGPSLVLPFIGKAISLVTNPTQFWDLQSSYAKSTPLGISANYIIGRYIVYIYSSDLSHKVFTNVRDDGFHLVGHPFGKKLFGEHNLIYMLGQEHKDLRRRMAPNFTLKALQTYTGMQQRIIIKHLESWCNKSQNKSIPLRILCRDMNLETSQTVFVGPYLTQEARDRFNVDYNLFNVGLMKLPFDLPGFAFRKARFAVQRLAETLAGCAEESERKMKSGEEPTCLIDFWMQENVREASGSSFEYSCKEIGGHLFDFLFASQDASTSSLLWAVTYLDSHPHVLNRVREEVANYWVPEKGGLITGENLREMKYTDAVAREVVRIRAPATLVPHIAGADYPLTENYTIPKGTIVFPSVFDSSFQGFSEPERFDPDRFMSDRQEDQFYKKNFLVFGAGTHKCVGQRYAINHLKLFIALFATLIDAKRDRTDGCDEISYVPTIVPKDECRVFLSRRCTGFPLP from the coding sequence ATGGGATTTCCATGGAGTATAGTTGCAGCCTGTATTCCCTATCTAGTCTCCTTCATAGCTCTTGTCCTGCTTTTTGAACAGATCTCTTATCTGAAGAAGAAGAGATTCTTGCCAGGCCCATCTCTTGTTCTTCCCTTTATCGGCAAAGCCATCTCCTTGGTCACAAACCCCACGCAATTCTGGGACCTCCAGTCGTCCTACGCCAAGTCCACGCCTTTAGGAATATCCGCAAACTACATCATCGGGCGTTACATTGTTTACATTTACTCCTCTGATCTCTCCCACAAAGTCTTTACCAACGTACGGGATGATGGCTTCCACCTCGTGGGGCACCCTTTTGGCAAGAAACTCTTCGGTGAGCATAATCTAATCTACATGTTGGGGCAGGAGCATAAAGATTTGCGCCGCAGGATGGCACCCAATTTCACCCTCAAAGCTCTCCAAACATATACTGGTATGCAGCAACGGATTATTATCAAACACCTGGAGTCCTGGTGCAACAAGTCTCAAAACAAGTCGATCCCACTCCGCATCCTCTGCCGCGACATGAATTTGGAAACCTCGCAAACTGTCTTCGTGGGCCCTTACCTGACTCAAGAGGCTCGTGACCGGTTCAATGTGGATTACAACTTGTTCAACGTCGGACTGATGAAACTGCCTTTCGACCTACCGGGATTCGCCTTCAGAAAGGCTCGGTTCGCCGTGCAGAGACTGGCGGAGACGCTCGCTGGCTGCGCGGAGGAAAGCGAGAGGAAAATGAAATCCGGAGAAGAACCCACGTGTTTGATAGACTTCTGGATGCAAGAAAACGTGCGGGAAGCATCAGGAAGTTCGTTCGAGTACAGCTGCAAAGAAATCGGCGGCCATTTATTCGACTTCCTCTTTGCTTCACAGGACGCATCAACCTCGTCCCTTTTATGGGCGGTGACGTACTTGGATTCCCACCCTCATGTTCTGAACAGAGTCCGCGAGGAGGTAGCCAACTACTGGGTACCAGAAAAAGGCGGGCTTATCACCGGAGAAAATCTGAGAGAAATGAAGTACACAGACGCGGTGGCGCGTGAGGTGGTGAGGATCAGAGCTCCGGCGACTCTGGTGCCCCACATCGCCGGCGCAGACTACCCTTTAACAGAGAACTACACCATTCCAAAGGGCACCATCGTCTTTCCATCCGTCTTTGACTCTTCTTTCCAAGGGTTCAGCGAACCGGAACGGTTCGACCCGGATCGGTTCATGTCGGACCGACAAGAGGACCAGTTCTATAAAAAGAACTTTTTAGTATTTGGGGCCGGGACCCACAAGTGTGTGGGCCAGAGGTACGCCATTAACCATTTGAAGCTCTTTATTGCTCTGTTTGCCACGTTGATTGATGCGAAGAGGGACAGAACGGACGGCTGCGATGAAATCTCGTACGTACCAACCATCGTTCCAAAGGACGAGTGCAGGGTGTTCCTTTCGCGGAGATGTACAGGATTCCCCCTCCCGTAA
- the LOC140892256 gene encoding uncharacterized protein At4g18257-like translates to MGGGGESESKASLKRTAVESLGWLTESSIMPRKHRTIEGVGPSSILELKAQLYKSQEDSKRHPKESVQSADANYAQHLEVHRAKQKISAKDSFSAKNAGVDAREEKDKLELKAVHDGSASYAALERKAEMYNKLVSGELSDEEDSEKYCVDFSRKGIEQNEFPMPRDQYISPQELQDKNGDDNDDSVLQQTKAAGLGQTTTTVDRSEHKRFVMEVHEEANQAREKVSELKMRRQEQAAARREKLKQAYLRKQLEKLKASKAQTE, encoded by the exons ATGGGCGGAGGGGGTGAATCGGAATCGAAGGCGTCGCTGAAGAGGACGGCGGTGGAATCTCTGGGATGGCTGACGGAATCTTCCATCATGCCGCGCAAGCATCGTACAATCGAAGGTGTCGGACCGTCCTCCATCCTCGAGCTCAAGGCTCAACTGTACAAGTCCCAGGAGGACTCGAAACGCCACCCTAAGGAGTCCGTTCAATCCGCCGACGCTAACTACGCTCAACATCTCGAGGTGCACCGTGCCAAACAGAAGATATCCGCGAAGGATTCTTTCTCCGCCAAGAACGCCGGCGTGGATGCCCGTGAAGAGAA GGATAAGCTCGAGTTGAAAGCTGTCCATGATGGATCAGCAAGCTATGCAGCATTAGAGAGGAAAGCAGAGATGTATAATAAGCTTGTCAGCGGTGAACTTTCTGATGAGGAAGACTCAGAGAAGTATTGTGTTGACTTCTCTCGGAAGGGTATTGAGCAGAATGAGTTCCCGATGCCTCGGGACCAATATATATCTCCACAAGAACTTCAAGATAAGAATGGCGATGACAACGATGATTCAGTGTTGCAACAAACAAAAGCTGCAGGGCTTGGCCAAACAACTACTACAGTAGACAGAAGTGAACATAAGCGTTTTGTAAT GGAAGTTCATGAAGAAGCAAATCAAGCAAGGGAGAAAGTGTCCGAGCTCAAAATGCGCAGACAAGAGCAGGCTGCCGCTCGTAGAGAGAAACTAAAGCAGGCCTACCTGCGGAAGCAGCTTGAGAAATTGAAAGCATCCAAAGCTCAAACTGAGTGA
- the LOC140886107 gene encoding agamous-like MADS-box protein AGL29 — protein MAPPKGKRKYLGRRKIEMKLIADENARLITFSKRRNGLFKKATELSTLCAAKIAIIIFTQCNRAYSFGNPNVDYVTDLFSNQFPLPNPLSFDRGTNMQQLKERCDRINEELEAKKRKGKEIEEGLESFSSGALMEDLGALDFAALKEMKVKLERLRVQVARRIDGPELGSGEGSSSHFAGVRVSGLEEGNESPIPSDWLKLM, from the coding sequence ATGGCCCCTCCAAAAGGGAAGAGGAAATATCTGGGACGAAGAAAAATCGAAATGAAATTGATAGCAGACGAGAATGCTCGCTTGATCACCTTCTCTAAACGCCGTAACGGCCTTTTCAAGAAGGCGACCGAGCTTTCTACGTTGTGCGCGGCCAAGATCGCCATAATCATCTTCACCCAGTGCAACAGAGCCTATTCTTTCGGAAACCCTAACGTGGACTATGTGACAGACCTTTTCTCGAACCAGTTTCCCCTGCCGAATCCGCTGAGTTTCGACCGTGGGACGAACATGCAGCAGTTGAAAGAGCGGTGCGATCGAATAAATGAGGAGCTGGAGGCCAAGAAAAGGAAGGGCAAGGAGATTGAAGAGGGTCTCGAGAGTTTTTCGAGCGGAGCTTTGATGGAGGATCTGGGCGCCCTCGATTTCGCTGCGCTGAAAGAGATGAAGGTCAAGCTGGAAAGGCTCCGAGTACAGGTGGCGCGGAGAATCGACGGGCCGGAGCTGGGATCCGGGGAGGGTTCGTCGAGTCATTTTGCTGGTGTTAGGGTTTCTGGTTTGGAGGAGGGAAATGAATCTCCAATTCCATCTGATTGGTTGAAATTAATGTGA